The following proteins are encoded in a genomic region of Magallana gigas chromosome 1, xbMagGiga1.1, whole genome shotgun sequence:
- the LOC117691576 gene encoding uncharacterized protein has protein sequence MSHWPPVFITDVTTFLMKYESGEKAQLHLNQYKIGKAYEYYTSEWLKEVFYHPISTSSSYCFLRARCTPSQSLNAATHSAWVCLQKATGHVLSAYCSCTSGLRQTCNHVAGLLFRIESANKLGLTSCTSGTCKWVKPSEKKLQPAQIKNMNFKKSRHGKSVTRPLVGKSKADYDVMPEANNDTAACIQKTLLASLKDAIPNACVFKGMHTTDDQDTTQLHVPVNQKETADVMAFDVSNYYIDNMVKNNVEHVTETEVQAINNLTMGQSSNPNWTEMRKGRITASNFYAVHTKVESYKRNAAHCDIKPLLSRIMGYKHVNQNVMSLKC, from the exons ATGTCCCATTGGCCACCAGTGTTTATTACCGATGTGACCacttttctaatgaaatacgaAAGCGGGGAGAAGGCTCAGCTGCATTTGAACCAATATAAGATCGGTAAAGCATATGAGTACTATACATCAGAGTGGCTGAAGGAGGTGTTTTATCATCCAATATCTACTTCATCTTCCTACTGTTTTCTGCGTGCCAGATGTACTCCATCACAGAGTTTAAATGCAGCAACTCACAGTGCCTGGGTCTGTTTACAGAAAGCCACAGGACATGTTTTAAGTGCCTACTGCTCCTGCACCTCAGG GTTGAGACAAACTTGCAACCATGTGGCAGGTCTACTTTTCCGCATTGAATCTGCAAACAAATTAGGCCTTACATCTTGCACCTCAGGCACATGCAAATGGGTAAAACCATCTGAAAAGAAACTCCAGCCTGCCCAAATAAAGAAcatgaatttcaaaaagtcaagaCATGGTAAATCTg tGACCAGACCACTTGTTGGAAAGAGTAAGGCTGACTATGATGTAATGCCTGAAGCAAACAATGACACTGCGGCCTGCATTCAGAAAACTCTTTTAGCCTCTCTGAAGGATGCTATTCCAAATGCTTGTGTATTCAAAG GAATGCACACTACTGATGACCAGGATACCACACAGTTACATGTACCAGTGAATCAGAAAGAAACAGCTGATGTTATGGCTTTTGATGTTTCAAACTATTATATTGACAATATGGTTAAAAACAATGTAGAACATGTCACAGAGACTGAGGTTCAAGCCATTAACAACCTCACCATGGGTCAATCATCCAACCCCAATTGGACAGAGATGAGGAAAGGACGGATTACGGCATCGAATTTCTATGCTGTCCATACAAAAGTGGAAAGTTATAAGAGAAACGCTGCACACTGTGACATAAAGCCTTTGCTCTCACGTATAATGGGATATAAACATGTTAATCAGAATGTGATGTCTTTAAA ATGTTGA